One Parageobacillus sp. KH3-4 genomic region harbors:
- the yabQ gene encoding spore cortex biosynthesis protein YabQ, with amino-acid sequence MSLTTQLATMLAMIGMGSWLGAALDTYNRFLQRQDRKHWIVFMNDILFWIVQGLVIFYVLLLVNEGELRFYIFLAILCGYAAYQSLFRIIYLKVLEWVISLATRLYRFFIRLCYYLIVRPIQLFLQTLLVFSFFIWKSFLFVLRILYQCIKLLFAPVRWIGFIIWRGIPQNWQETLKNFFGHLAGIIRQVKNMIVKWTLKLRK; translated from the coding sequence ATGAGTTTAACGACGCAGCTGGCGACAATGCTGGCGATGATTGGGATGGGCAGCTGGCTTGGCGCCGCGCTTGATACGTATAATCGCTTTTTACAGAGGCAGGACCGCAAACATTGGATCGTTTTTATGAATGACATTTTATTTTGGATTGTTCAAGGTCTTGTCATTTTTTACGTTTTACTGCTCGTCAATGAAGGCGAGCTGCGCTTTTACATTTTTTTAGCGATTTTGTGCGGATACGCCGCTTATCAAAGTTTGTTTCGTATCATATATTTAAAAGTACTCGAATGGGTGATTTCGCTCGCAACGCGGCTGTACCGCTTTTTCATCCGTTTATGCTATTACTTGATCGTTCGTCCGATTCAACTGTTTTTACAAACATTATTGGTGTTTTCGTTTTTCATATGGAAATCGTTTCTCTTTGTTCTTCGCATTTTGTACCAATGCATCAAGCTCTTGTTTGCTCCGGTCCGCTGGATTGGTTTTATAATTTGGAGGGGAATTCCGCAAAATTGGCAAGAGACGCTGAAAAATTTTTTCGGCCATTTAGCAGGAATTATTCGCCAAGTGAAGAATATGATTGTCAAATGGACGTTAAAATTGCGAAAATAA
- the yabP gene encoding sporulation protein YabP, whose amino-acid sequence MSQHYDFGGNTNKGPVQEHDVIMRGRKLLDITGVKQVESFDNEEFLLETVMGFLSIRGQNLQMKNLDVDKGVVSIKGRIFDLVYLDDHQEKAKGFFSKLFK is encoded by the coding sequence ATGAGCCAACATTATGATTTTGGAGGCAACACGAACAAAGGTCCTGTCCAGGAGCATGATGTCATTATGCGGGGGAGAAAACTTCTTGACATTACGGGAGTCAAACAAGTGGAAAGCTTTGATAATGAGGAATTTTTGCTTGAAACGGTGATGGGATTTTTATCGATTCGCGGGCAAAATTTGCAAATGAAAAATTTAGACGTGGATAAAGGGGTCGTTTCCATCAAAGGGAGAATTTTTGACCTCGTTTATTTAGATGACCATCAGGAGAAGGCTAAAGGATTCTTTAGCAAGTTGTTCAAATGA
- a CDS encoding RNA-binding S4 domain-containing protein, translating to MRLDKFLKVSRLIKRRTLAKEVADQGRITINGAVAKASSAVKVGDVLTIQFGQKKLTVKVTDLKETTKKEEAANLYEVIREERIGAGTEE from the coding sequence ATGCGTTTAGATAAATTTTTAAAAGTTTCCCGTCTAATTAAACGCCGCACGTTAGCGAAAGAGGTAGCGGACCAAGGGCGCATCACGATTAACGGCGCTGTTGCGAAAGCAAGCTCGGCGGTGAAAGTGGGCGATGTATTGACGATTCAATTTGGACAGAAAAAGCTGACGGTGAAAGTGACTGATTTGAAGGAAACGACGAAAAAAGAGGAAGCAGCTAATTTGTATGAAGTGATTCGGGAAGAACGGATCGGTGCTGGAACGGAAGAATAA
- a CDS encoding serine/threonine-protein kinase encodes MMNHTLKDLCNLRAGTVVTGKWHHQSYKLLKPLGHGANGVVYLAESMKGIVALKLSDNSEAVTSEVNVLRRFSKVQGVTLGPSLLDVDDWVTPLMKKHISFYVMEYIKGEDFSTFIRKRGKEWIVILLLQLLSALDKLHQEGWVFGDLKPENLLVAGPPPTVRLLDVGGTTLQGRAIKEFTELYDRGYWGLGSRKAEPSYDLFAVAMIMIQSCCPIKLERKGDGRCQLISIIQADVMLRKYQTVLMKAIDGKYKRASEMKQDLLAVIHRSDHSHSKQRASQRTIQKSRQSKKRKRGKAKGVLETALIIAVLLCVYAIYVYHQVLP; translated from the coding sequence ATGATGAATCATACTTTGAAGGATCTATGTAACCTTCGGGCCGGGACGGTCGTTACTGGAAAGTGGCATCATCAGTCGTACAAGCTGTTAAAACCGCTTGGACATGGAGCGAATGGGGTCGTTTATTTGGCGGAAAGCATGAAAGGAATTGTCGCGTTAAAGTTGAGCGATAATAGCGAAGCGGTGACATCGGAGGTCAATGTATTACGTCGGTTTTCCAAGGTCCAGGGAGTTACCCTTGGACCTTCTTTGCTAGATGTCGATGACTGGGTAACTCCTTTAATGAAGAAACATATTTCTTTTTATGTGATGGAATATATAAAAGGGGAAGATTTTTCCACATTTATTCGCAAACGCGGAAAAGAGTGGATAGTCATTCTTTTGTTGCAGCTTTTATCCGCGCTCGACAAACTTCATCAAGAAGGATGGGTATTTGGCGATTTGAAACCGGAAAATTTGTTGGTCGCAGGTCCGCCGCCGACGGTCCGCCTTCTTGATGTGGGAGGAACAACTTTACAAGGAAGAGCGATTAAAGAGTTTACCGAACTTTATGATCGCGGCTATTGGGGATTAGGATCACGGAAAGCAGAACCTTCGTATGATTTGTTTGCTGTGGCGATGATCATGATCCAGTCTTGCTGCCCGATAAAGTTGGAACGGAAGGGAGATGGGCGATGCCAGCTAATTTCCATCATTCAGGCAGATGTTATGTTACGGAAATATCAGACGGTATTAATGAAGGCGATCGACGGGAAGTATAAAAGAGCTTCCGAAATGAAGCAAGACTTGTTGGCCGTTATTCATCGTTCCGATCATTCCCATTCCAAGCAGCGAGCTTCCCAAAGAACGATTCAGAAATCACGACAAAGCAAAAAAAGAAAACGCGGAAAAGCGAAGGGGGTGTTGGAAACGGCGTTGATCATTGCCGTACTTTTATGTGTTTACGCAATATATGTATATCATCAAGTACTTCCTTGA
- the hpt gene encoding hypoxanthine phosphoribosyltransferase — protein MGMKDDIQKILITEQQIQEKVKELGKMLTEEYEGRFPLAVGVLKGAMPFMADLLKHIDTYLEMDFMDVSSYGNATVSSGEVKILKDLNTSVEGRDILIIEDIIDSGLTLSYLVDLFRYRKANSIKIVTLLDKPSGRKTNIQADYTGFIVPDEFVVGYGLDYGEKYRNLPYIGVLKPEVYNK, from the coding sequence ATGGGGATGAAAGACGACATTCAAAAAATATTAATTACTGAACAACAAATTCAGGAAAAGGTAAAGGAATTAGGCAAAATGTTGACAGAAGAGTATGAGGGGCGTTTTCCGTTGGCGGTCGGCGTATTAAAAGGAGCAATGCCGTTTATGGCGGATTTGTTAAAGCATATCGATACATATTTGGAAATGGATTTTATGGATGTATCGAGTTATGGAAATGCCACGGTATCATCCGGCGAAGTGAAAATTTTAAAGGATTTAAATACTTCTGTGGAAGGGCGCGACATTTTAATTATTGAGGATATTATTGACAGTGGTTTAACGTTAAGCTATTTGGTCGATTTATTCCGTTACCGGAAAGCCAACTCCATTAAAATCGTTACGTTGTTAGATAAACCTTCCGGTCGTAAAACAAACATTCAGGCAGATTATACCGGGTTTATTGTTCCTGACGAGTTTGTCGTCGGTTATGGCTTGGACTATGGCGAAAAGTACCGTAATCTTCCTTATATCGGAGTGTTGAAACCAGAAGTGTACAATAAATAA
- a CDS encoding VWA domain-containing protein encodes MRRGTLRQILLITDGCSNHGEDPIAMAALAKEQGITVNVIGVLDQDTIDESGLREIEGIALSGGGISQVVYAKQLSQTVQMVTRKAMTQTLQGVVNKELKQILGSDMSLENLPPEKRGEVMEVVDELGETVELEVLILIDTSGSMKTKLPTVKEALLDLSLSLNARIGDNRFAVFVFPGKRGNVEKIVDWTPKMEELSTVFPKLTSGGLTPTGPALREALTYFERKRSLRSLIRDDESYFEGSM; translated from the coding sequence ATGCGTAGAGGAACATTGCGACAAATTTTACTTATTACGGATGGGTGTTCCAATCATGGCGAAGACCCGATTGCGATGGCTGCTTTGGCGAAAGAGCAAGGGATTACGGTGAATGTAATCGGTGTTCTCGACCAAGATACGATTGATGAAAGCGGGTTGCGTGAAATTGAAGGAATCGCTTTATCGGGAGGTGGAATTAGCCAAGTTGTTTATGCAAAACAACTGTCTCAAACAGTGCAAATGGTGACAAGGAAAGCGATGACGCAAACGCTCCAAGGGGTCGTGAACAAAGAATTGAAGCAAATATTGGGATCAGACATGTCGCTTGAAAATTTGCCCCCGGAAAAACGAGGCGAGGTGATGGAAGTCGTCGATGAGCTTGGGGAAACAGTGGAATTAGAAGTTTTAATATTAATAGATACGAGCGGAAGTATGAAAACGAAACTGCCGACGGTGAAAGAGGCGCTGCTTGATTTGTCCCTCAGCCTTAATGCGCGCATCGGCGATAATCGTTTTGCCGTATTTGTATTTCCTGGAAAACGAGGAAATGTCGAAAAAATTGTAGATTGGACGCCGAAAATGGAGGAGCTTTCCACCGTTTTTCCGAAATTGACATCGGGAGGCTTGACACCAACTGGACCAGCCTTGCGCGAAGCACTGACGTATTTTGAGAGAAAGCGCTCATTAAGGAGTCTGATCCGCGATGATGAATCATACTTTGAAGGATCTATGTAA
- the tilS gene encoding tRNA lysidine(34) synthetase TilS — MIAEVCEFIKKHELLTPNSTVIVGVSGGPDSLALLHFFWSIRQKWNITLIAAHVDHMFRGKQSEEDMNFVKHFCQARGIICEAAQIDVPAFQRQLKLGVQEAARQCRYRFFGELMEKYRADYLALGHHGDDQVETILMRLVRGSTSKGYAGIPVKRPFHGGYIIRPFLAISRAHIDAYCQKHQITPRHDDSNDKDDYTRNRFRHHVIPFLKKENPRLHERFQSYSEMAMEDELFLEELAKDAMNKVMKKQDDAIVLKIEPFQAMPKPLQRRGIQLILNYLYKEIPSSLSSIHIHNLLTFLNRDHPSGRLDFPHGLKVVRSYDCCLFTFREEKEDASYTFKLDIPAVLPLPNDHVIISEIWGHYPKERRGNDVFIIDPEIVRFPLWVRTRRAGDRMTLKGKKGTKKIKEIFIEAKIPLHERDRWPIVEDGEGNILWVPKLKKSNFEATDVTKAHYIVLHYKEQ; from the coding sequence ATGATTGCGGAAGTTTGCGAATTTATCAAAAAGCATGAGCTGCTCACACCGAATTCAACGGTCATTGTGGGGGTATCGGGAGGCCCCGATTCGCTGGCGTTGTTACATTTTTTTTGGTCGATTCGGCAAAAGTGGAATATCACATTGATCGCCGCTCACGTCGATCATATGTTTCGCGGGAAGCAGTCGGAAGAAGATATGAATTTTGTGAAACATTTTTGCCAAGCACGCGGTATTATATGTGAGGCGGCGCAAATTGATGTTCCCGCATTCCAGCGTCAGCTCAAATTAGGTGTGCAGGAGGCGGCGCGCCAATGCCGTTACCGTTTTTTTGGCGAACTGATGGAGAAATATAGAGCAGATTATTTGGCTTTAGGCCACCATGGCGATGATCAAGTCGAAACGATTTTAATGCGGCTTGTGCGCGGCAGCACTAGCAAGGGCTATGCCGGCATTCCGGTAAAACGCCCGTTTCACGGAGGATATATTATCCGCCCATTTTTGGCGATCAGCCGCGCCCATATTGATGCGTATTGTCAAAAACATCAAATTACGCCTCGCCATGACGATAGTAATGATAAAGACGATTATACGAGAAATCGGTTTCGCCATCATGTCATTCCATTTTTGAAAAAAGAAAACCCGCGTCTTCACGAGCGTTTTCAATCGTATAGCGAAATGGCGATGGAAGATGAATTATTTTTAGAGGAATTAGCGAAAGACGCGATGAATAAGGTAATGAAAAAACAAGATGATGCGATTGTGTTAAAAATTGAGCCGTTTCAGGCGATGCCAAAGCCTTTACAAAGAAGAGGGATTCAACTAATATTGAACTATCTTTATAAGGAAATCCCTTCTTCCCTTTCTTCTATACATATCCATAATTTATTGACGTTTTTAAATCGTGATCATCCTTCCGGAAGGTTAGACTTTCCGCACGGCTTGAAAGTCGTTCGTTCTTATGATTGTTGCTTGTTTACATTTCGAGAAGAAAAAGAAGATGCGAGTTATACATTCAAACTGGATATTCCGGCTGTATTGCCCCTCCCAAACGATCATGTAATCATTAGTGAAATTTGGGGACACTATCCGAAAGAACGGAGAGGAAACGATGTGTTCATTATTGATCCAGAAATAGTTCGTTTTCCGTTATGGGTGCGAACACGCCGCGCTGGTGACCGAATGACGTTGAAAGGGAAAAAAGGGACAAAGAAAATTAAGGAAATTTTCATCGAAGCGAAAATCCCTTTACACGAAAGAGACCGCTGGCCAATCGTTGAAGACGGGGAAGGAAATATTTTATGGGTTCCGAAGTTAAAAAAATCAAATTTTGAGGCAACAGATGTTACAAAAGCGCACTATATTGTATTACACTATAAAGAGCAATGA
- the spoIIE gene encoding stage II sporulation protein E has protein sequence MERVEKRLMDRISEVPINETQAILSRWTRHVKLRIGHLFIHKGFLLLIIGFLLGRALILSKLTPFALPFFAAVYMLRRDKAALAFVALLAGSLTLSFTTTLFVFVGIFGFIIVNAFLRKFFSESIKIVPFVIFCLSFFAKLVILRYWLKNETLYEAVMAFVEAGLAFVLTLIFIQSIPLLAVRKHKQALRAEEIISLIILIASMLTGMIGWTFYGLSLEHVMSRYLVLIFAFVAGATIGSTVGVVTGLILSLANVGNLYEMSLLAFAGLLGGLLKEGKKAGASFGLLVATLLIGLYGNGKAEIVPTVMESCLAIILFICTSRSLTETIAKHIPGTVEYANEQQQYARKIRDVTAQRVSQFSHVFQALANSFSTESLISSEDYNEREIDYFLSDITGKTCQTCFKKEQCWSSHFDTTYEYMKKIMLEADAGKLEHNRKLLREWERHCVKAGKVVDMIEKDVALYRANRKVRRQMHESRKLVAEQLLGVSQVMEDFAKEIQRERENHYLQEEQIFHALQEFGMEIGHIDIYSLEKGNIDIEMSVPYCEGRGECEKLIAPMLSDILGETIVVKREECAVYPNGYCRVAFGSARAFVVETGVAFAAKGGGLVSGDSYSMIELGTGKYAIAISDGMGNGERAHHESNETLRLLQKILQTGMDESIAIKSVNSILSLRTTEDMFSTLDLAIIDLQNAVTKFLKIGSAPSFVKRGDKVMKIEASNLPIGIIKEVEFEIVSEQLKAGDLLIMMSDGVFEGPPHVENHDLWMKRKIKELKTNDPQAVADLIMEEVIRSRSGRIEDDMTVVVAKIEHNTPKWATIPAYMYTKKAQ, from the coding sequence ATGGAAAGAGTAGAAAAAAGGTTGATGGATCGAATTTCGGAAGTGCCTATCAATGAGACGCAAGCTATATTGTCGCGATGGACGCGCCATGTAAAATTGCGAATTGGGCACTTATTCATTCATAAGGGGTTTCTCCTTCTTATTATTGGTTTTTTGCTTGGACGAGCTCTTATTTTATCCAAGCTAACTCCGTTTGCTTTGCCGTTTTTTGCCGCTGTTTACATGTTGCGCCGCGATAAGGCGGCATTAGCATTTGTTGCGTTGCTTGCGGGCTCACTTACTCTATCATTTACGACAACGTTATTTGTTTTTGTCGGAATATTCGGTTTTATTATTGTAAACGCCTTTTTACGAAAGTTTTTTAGTGAATCAATCAAAATCGTGCCTTTTGTCATATTTTGCTTATCATTTTTTGCAAAATTAGTAATTCTGCGTTATTGGCTGAAAAACGAGACGTTATATGAAGCGGTGATGGCGTTTGTCGAGGCAGGGCTTGCATTTGTACTGACACTTATTTTTATCCAAAGCATTCCGCTGCTGGCGGTTCGCAAACATAAACAAGCGTTACGCGCAGAAGAAATTATTTCACTGATTATTTTAATTGCGTCCATGTTGACGGGGATGATCGGTTGGACGTTTTATGGACTTTCGCTCGAACATGTGATGTCTCGCTATCTCGTGTTAATTTTTGCGTTCGTGGCGGGGGCGACGATTGGCTCTACAGTCGGAGTGGTGACAGGGCTTATTTTAAGTTTGGCGAACGTCGGTAATTTGTACGAAATGAGTTTGTTGGCGTTTGCCGGCCTTTTAGGAGGTTTGTTAAAGGAAGGAAAGAAAGCCGGCGCGTCTTTCGGGCTGCTTGTCGCAACGTTGCTTATCGGTTTATACGGAAACGGCAAGGCGGAAATCGTTCCGACGGTGATGGAGTCGTGCTTGGCGATTATTTTATTTATATGTACGTCTCGTTCATTAACGGAAACAATCGCGAAACATATCCCCGGTACTGTAGAATATGCCAATGAACAGCAGCAATATGCCAGAAAAATTCGCGATGTAACGGCACAGCGCGTTTCGCAATTTTCCCACGTATTTCAAGCGTTGGCCAATAGTTTTTCGACGGAAAGCTTAATTTCCTCGGAAGACTACAATGAGCGAGAAATAGATTATTTTTTAAGCGACATTACGGGGAAAACGTGTCAAACTTGCTTTAAAAAAGAGCAATGTTGGTCAAGTCATTTTGATACAACATATGAATATATGAAGAAAATAATGCTAGAAGCGGATGCGGGAAAATTGGAACATAATCGCAAACTATTGCGAGAATGGGAGCGCCATTGCGTAAAAGCGGGCAAAGTGGTCGACATGATTGAAAAAGATGTGGCGCTTTATCGGGCAAATCGCAAAGTGCGCAGGCAAATGCATGAAAGCAGAAAGTTAGTTGCCGAACAACTGTTAGGTGTCTCGCAGGTGATGGAAGATTTTGCAAAGGAAATTCAGCGCGAACGTGAAAATCATTATTTGCAAGAAGAACAAATTTTTCACGCCTTGCAGGAGTTTGGAATGGAAATCGGCCATATCGACATTTATAGCTTGGAAAAAGGAAATATCGATATTGAAATGAGCGTTCCATATTGCGAAGGCCGCGGCGAATGTGAAAAATTGATTGCGCCGATGCTTTCGGACATTTTGGGAGAAACGATCGTGGTAAAGCGGGAAGAATGCGCCGTTTACCCGAACGGCTACTGCCGGGTAGCATTCGGCTCGGCGAGAGCGTTCGTCGTCGAAACGGGCGTGGCGTTTGCGGCGAAAGGCGGTGGACTTGTTTCAGGGGATAGCTATTCGATGATTGAACTTGGAACAGGAAAGTATGCGATTGCGATCAGCGATGGAATGGGAAATGGAGAACGCGCACATCACGAAAGCAACGAAACGCTGCGTCTTTTACAAAAGATTTTGCAAACAGGGATGGATGAATCGATCGCTATTAAATCCGTTAATTCCATTTTATCATTGCGGACGACAGAAGATATGTTTTCTACGCTGGATTTAGCCATTATTGATTTGCAAAACGCTGTGACAAAGTTTTTAAAAATTGGCTCCGCGCCGAGCTTTGTCAAGCGCGGGGATAAAGTCATGAAAATCGAGGCGAGCAATTTACCAATTGGAATTATTAAAGAAGTGGAATTTGAGATTGTCAGTGAACAATTAAAAGCAGGCGATTTGCTTATTATGATGAGCGATGGGGTGTTTGAAGGGCCGCCGCACGTGGAAAATCATGATCTATGGATGAAACGGAAAATTAAAGAATTGAAAACGAACGACCCGCAGGCAGTGGCGGATTTAATCATGGAGGAAGTAATCCGAAGCCGTTCCGGAAGAATTGAAGACGACATGACGGTAGTTGTCGCGAAAATCGAGCATAATACACCAAAATGGGCGACGATTCCAGCTTATATGTATACAAAAAAAGCACAATAG
- the mazG gene encoding nucleoside triphosphate pyrophosphohydrolase has protein sequence MNTIYVFGLGAGDMEQLPLGVYRKLKTASPLFLRTKEHPVVHALQAEGVSFTSFDAIYERHERFEDVYEEIAAILLEQAQKNDVFYAVPGHPLVAEKTVQLLLEAERRKQCRVVIEGGQSFLDALFTTLKIDPIEGFQLIDATSFQGDEWQLTKHTIFCQVYDSFIASEVKLTLMEQLPDDYPVYIVTAAGSKEEKVMEIPLYELDRAMALNNLTSVYVPPVREETMLYHRFETLRRVIATLRGPNGCPWDRKQTHESLKRYLLEETYELFEAIDENDDEHMVEELGDVLLQVMLHAQIGEDEGMFSIDDVIRGITEKMIRRHPHVFGDVTVENAEQVVENWQQIKAKEKKDRPNSLLDDVPKSLPGILKAYEFQKKAAKVGFDWDDVKPMWDKVEEEIAEFKREALGEKTARSRLISEFGDILFALINIARYYDINPEEALHVTNKKFYRRFSYIEERARESGVALTSLSLAELDRFWEEAKEKGW, from the coding sequence ATGAATACGATTTATGTTTTCGGTTTAGGTGCTGGTGATATGGAACAGTTGCCATTAGGTGTATATCGGAAGCTGAAAACCGCTTCTCCGCTTTTTTTACGAACGAAAGAACATCCGGTTGTCCATGCGCTGCAAGCGGAGGGGGTTTCCTTTACGTCATTTGATGCGATTTACGAGAGACATGAACGGTTTGAAGACGTATATGAGGAAATAGCAGCTATTTTACTGGAACAGGCGCAAAAAAACGATGTGTTTTACGCCGTTCCCGGCCATCCGCTTGTAGCGGAAAAGACCGTGCAGCTTTTGCTGGAAGCGGAACGGCGCAAGCAATGTCGCGTCGTCATCGAGGGAGGCCAAAGCTTTTTAGATGCTTTGTTTACCACGTTAAAGATTGACCCGATCGAAGGGTTTCAGCTCATTGATGCCACCTCGTTTCAAGGGGATGAATGGCAATTAACAAAGCATACGATTTTTTGCCAAGTGTATGATTCGTTTATTGCCTCTGAAGTGAAATTGACATTAATGGAGCAGCTTCCTGACGATTATCCTGTCTATATCGTGACGGCGGCGGGAAGCAAAGAGGAGAAAGTGATGGAAATTCCGTTATATGAACTGGACCGTGCTATGGCATTAAACAATTTAACGAGCGTATATGTCCCGCCTGTTCGCGAGGAAACGATGCTTTATCACCGTTTTGAAACGCTGCGGCGCGTGATTGCGACATTGCGGGGGCCGAACGGCTGCCCGTGGGACCGTAAACAAACGCATGAATCGCTAAAGCGGTATTTGCTTGAAGAAACGTATGAACTGTTTGAAGCGATCGATGAAAATGACGATGAACATATGGTCGAGGAGCTTGGCGACGTGCTTTTGCAAGTCATGCTTCATGCGCAAATTGGCGAAGATGAGGGAATGTTTTCCATTGACGATGTCATCCGCGGGATTACAGAAAAAATGATCCGCCGCCATCCACATGTATTCGGTGACGTCACCGTTGAAAACGCAGAACAAGTTGTAGAAAATTGGCAGCAGATAAAAGCAAAAGAAAAGAAAGACCGCCCTAATTCTTTGCTTGATGATGTGCCGAAAAGCTTGCCAGGCATTTTAAAAGCTTACGAATTTCAGAAAAAAGCGGCAAAAGTAGGGTTCGATTGGGACGATGTCAAACCAATGTGGGATAAAGTAGAAGAAGAAATTGCCGAATTTAAACGGGAGGCGTTGGGGGAAAAAACGGCCCGTTCCCGCCTCATTAGCGAATTTGGCGATATTTTATTTGCGCTTATCAATATCGCCCGCTATTACGACATCAACCCAGAGGAAGCATTACATGTAACAAACAAAAAATTTTACCGGCGCTTTTCCTATATTGAAGAGCGGGCGCGGGAAAGCGGCGTAGCGCTTACGTCGCTGTCGCTTGCCGAGTTGGATCGTTTTTGGGAAGAGGCGAAAGAAAAAGGATGGTAA
- a CDS encoding septum formation initiator family protein, with protein MNVPRRTNVTKLQSSYISAQEEKRTKASRRRRIAIVRFVFFGALLASLSSIFFYTLHSQSKDIEAKLADKKRVEQQLDKLEKQQKQLEDEIKKLHDDEYIAELARKKYYLSKEGEIIFVVPEKKSAPYDADKFGH; from the coding sequence ATGAACGTACCGCGTAGAACCAATGTAACAAAGTTGCAGTCTTCATACATATCCGCTCAGGAAGAAAAGAGGACGAAAGCGTCGAGGCGACGGCGGATCGCCATCGTTCGCTTTGTGTTTTTTGGCGCCTTATTAGCGTCGTTATCTTCGATATTTTTTTATACCCTCCACTCTCAATCGAAAGATATTGAAGCAAAATTAGCGGATAAAAAGCGGGTTGAACAGCAGTTAGACAAGCTCGAAAAGCAGCAGAAACAGCTGGAAGACGAAATTAAAAAATTGCATGATGACGAATATATCGCTGAGTTGGCGAGAAAAAAATATTATTTGTCGAAGGAAGGAGAAATTATTTTTGTTGTTCCCGAAAAGAAATCGGCCCCTTATGATGCCGATAAATTCGGGCATTGA
- a CDS encoding S1 domain-containing RNA-binding protein: MSIEVGSKLQGKVTGITKFGAFVELPEGVTGLVHISEVADNYVKDINDHLKIGDVVSVKVINVEKDGKIGLSIKKAKDAQPSQRSRHKANDRAAKESLEQKISRFLKESEDRLASLRRHMESKRGGRGARRG; the protein is encoded by the coding sequence ATGTCAATTGAAGTAGGCAGCAAGTTACAAGGCAAAGTAACGGGGATTACGAAGTTCGGAGCGTTTGTGGAGCTGCCAGAAGGTGTAACTGGGCTAGTTCATATTAGTGAGGTAGCGGATAATTACGTGAAGGATATTAACGATCATCTGAAAATTGGAGATGTCGTTAGCGTCAAAGTCATTAACGTCGAGAAAGACGGGAAAATCGGTCTATCCATTAAAAAAGCAAAAGACGCGCAGCCTTCGCAGCGCTCACGACATAAGGCCAATGATCGAGCCGCAAAAGAAAGCTTGGAGCAAAAAATCAGTCGCTTTCTCAAAGAAAGCGAAGATCGTCTAGCTTCCCTCAGACGTCATATGGAGTCGAAGCGGGGAGGTCGTGGCGCGAGACGTGGGTAA